Proteins from one Flammeovirgaceae bacterium genomic window:
- a CDS encoding aminopeptidase P N-terminal domain-containing protein translates to MKYEQIGNALFTTNRKRLAKALPKGAIAVFNSNDQMPTNADGTMPFRQNNDLFYLTGIQQEESCLVVCPGFPDKGLREVLFLREPNELLGKWEGHKLAKAEATEISGITCVRWNGDFHKIFHHMMVMGGVSSVFLNTNEHYRSSSRVETRDARFIEWCKGAYPLHRYERVAPIMARLRSIKQKRELELMQKACDITEKGFRRVLRFVKPGVMEYEIEAEYIHEFVRNRSRGFAYEPIIASGANNCVLHYLENNKECKAGDLILLDVAAEYANYNSDLTRTIPVSGKFTRRQKEVYHAVLRVMRGAIKLMGPTTNFFDYQKKVEKLMEEELLKLKLISKAETLKNNPSQPGVKKYFYHGTSHLIGLDVHDVGDMHANMAVGSVWTVEPGIYIQEEGFGIRLENNVVVQKNGVMDLMANIPIEPDEIESLMNR, encoded by the coding sequence ATGAAGTACGAACAAATAGGAAACGCACTTTTCACAACCAACAGGAAGCGGTTGGCCAAAGCTTTGCCCAAAGGGGCCATTGCAGTTTTCAATTCCAATGACCAGATGCCCACCAATGCAGATGGCACCATGCCGTTCAGGCAGAACAACGACCTGTTTTATTTGACGGGCATTCAGCAGGAAGAGAGCTGCCTGGTTGTCTGCCCTGGTTTTCCTGATAAAGGGCTACGGGAGGTGTTGTTCCTGCGGGAACCCAACGAGTTGCTGGGGAAATGGGAAGGCCATAAGTTGGCCAAAGCGGAAGCCACGGAAATTTCAGGGATAACCTGTGTCCGTTGGAATGGGGACTTCCACAAAATCTTTCACCACATGATGGTAATGGGCGGTGTGTCTTCCGTATTCCTCAATACCAATGAACATTACAGGTCCAGTTCAAGGGTGGAAACCAGGGACGCCCGTTTTATTGAGTGGTGCAAAGGGGCTTATCCCCTCCACCGCTATGAAAGGGTGGCCCCCATTATGGCCCGCCTTCGGTCGATAAAGCAAAAACGGGAACTTGAGTTGATGCAAAAGGCCTGCGACATTACCGAAAAAGGTTTTCGCAGGGTACTTCGTTTTGTTAAGCCCGGGGTAATGGAATACGAAATTGAAGCGGAATACATTCATGAATTTGTCCGCAACCGATCGCGGGGGTTTGCCTATGAGCCCATCATTGCTTCCGGGGCAAACAACTGCGTGCTCCATTACCTTGAAAACAACAAGGAATGCAAGGCCGGGGATTTGATATTGCTGGATGTGGCTGCCGAATATGCCAACTACAATTCTGACCTTACGCGCACCATACCCGTGAGCGGAAAGTTCACCAGGCGGCAAAAGGAGGTGTACCATGCGGTATTGAGGGTAATGCGCGGGGCTATTAAGCTGATGGGGCCCACCACCAATTTTTTTGATTACCAAAAAAAAGTAGAGAAATTAATGGAGGAGGAATTGCTGAAGCTGAAATTGATATCCAAGGCCGAAACGTTGAAGAACAACCCTTCGCAGCCGGGGGTGAAGAAATATTTTTACCATGGGACCTCCCATTTGATAGGCCTCGATGTGCACGATGTGGGCGACATGCACGCCAATATGGCGGTGGGTTCGGTGTGGACGGTGGAGCCGGGCATCTATATTCAGGAAGAGGGCTTTGGCATCCGCCTGGAAAACAATGTGGTGGTCCAAAAGAATGGCGTGATGGACCTGATGGCAAACATCCCCATTGAGCCGGATGAAATTGAATCGTTGATGAACAGGTAA
- a CDS encoding DUF4198 domain-containing protein: protein MMKSVSLLLVFVWWAQGTGLWMQPNKFKFEVGEKMILGFRSGEGFEGDYWDMGQHKVGKLVLHNRIAETNLAGRVKATKGDNVEYVFNNVGTHLVAMESDEAFTERPADGFDAYLAENGLEYVGEERAKLGEQGAARELTTWYAKLLVQVGDKTDDTYKKQAGLKFEIMPLQNPYGLKSGDYMDCKVLYRGNIVPHALVKVWSHVGNRTFLQNVYTESDGMVRFPISNRGPWMVSCVKMVRSHSPQAEWEGMRSSLVFEIE, encoded by the coding sequence ATGATGAAATCGGTGTCGCTCTTGCTGGTTTTTGTTTGGTGGGCCCAGGGCACCGGCCTTTGGATGCAGCCCAACAAGTTCAAGTTTGAGGTGGGCGAAAAAATGATTTTGGGTTTTCGGTCAGGCGAGGGCTTTGAAGGGGATTATTGGGATATGGGCCAGCATAAGGTGGGCAAGCTGGTTTTGCACAACCGCATTGCCGAAACCAACCTGGCCGGCAGGGTAAAGGCCACCAAAGGCGATAATGTGGAATATGTTTTTAATAATGTTGGCACCCATCTGGTGGCCATGGAAAGCGATGAGGCTTTTACCGAACGGCCAGCCGATGGTTTTGATGCCTACCTTGCGGAAAATGGTTTGGAATACGTAGGGGAAGAAAGGGCAAAGCTTGGGGAACAAGGTGCGGCAAGGGAGTTGACCACTTGGTATGCTAAGCTTTTGGTGCAAGTGGGGGACAAGACGGATGATACCTACAAAAAACAGGCAGGCTTAAAATTTGAAATCATGCCGCTCCAAAATCCCTATGGGCTAAAGTCTGGTGATTATATGGATTGCAAGGTATTGTACAGGGGCAATATTGTCCCTCACGCGTTGGTGAAAGTTTGGAGCCATGTGGGCAACAGGACCTTCCTTCAAAACGTCTACACCGAGTCTGACGGAATGGTTCGCTTTCCCATCAGCAACAGGGGGCCATGGATGGTAAGCTGCGTGAAAATGGTCCGGTCCCATTCACCACAAGCAGAGTGGGAGGGCATGCGGTCAAGTTTGGTTTTTGAAATAGAATAG
- the erpA gene encoding iron-sulfur cluster insertion protein ErpA: MISVTEKAKNRIAELLKEEGRTPHHNVRVSVKGGGCSGLMYDLDFDDKINPADQVFEDKGVKILVDKKSLLYLLGTTLDFSDGLNGKGFQFVNPNASRTCGCGESFSI; the protein is encoded by the coding sequence ATGATAAGCGTAACGGAAAAAGCAAAAAACAGGATTGCCGAACTGCTCAAAGAAGAAGGGAGGACGCCCCATCACAATGTGCGCGTATCGGTAAAGGGTGGTGGCTGCTCCGGCTTGATGTACGACCTTGACTTTGACGACAAGATCAATCCTGCCGACCAGGTTTTTGAAGACAAAGGGGTAAAAATCCTGGTGGACAAAAAGAGCCTCCTCTACTTATTGGGCACCACGCTCGACTTCTCCGATGGGCTCAACGGCAAGGGGTTCCAGTTTGTAAACCCCAATGCCTCGCGCACCTGCGGCTGTGGCGAAAGTTTCTCGATCTGA
- a CDS encoding DUF479 domain-containing protein gives MNFLAHIYLSGDDPQLSIGNFIGDFVKGGNLAGQYPPGVVKGVALHRAIDEYTDSHEVVQKSKDRLRPKYRHYSGVIIDMFYDHYLAKNWGHFHPSRLEDFAEKFYALLRQNEDILPQKARRMVPYMAQGNWLLNYRRKEGIHRALLGMTRRTSFDSKMDESIVELSRYDVQFENEFMEFFPQLKAYSDTWIKAH, from the coding sequence ATGAACTTCCTGGCCCACATTTACCTCTCCGGTGACGACCCCCAGTTGTCCATCGGCAATTTTATCGGGGATTTCGTAAAGGGCGGTAACCTTGCGGGGCAGTATCCGCCAGGGGTGGTCAAAGGGGTGGCGCTCCATCGCGCCATTGACGAATATACCGACAGCCACGAAGTGGTGCAAAAAAGCAAAGACCGGCTGCGCCCCAAATACAGGCATTATTCCGGGGTGATCATCGACATGTTTTACGACCATTACCTGGCAAAAAACTGGGGCCACTTCCACCCTTCCCGGCTGGAGGATTTCGCGGAAAAGTTCTATGCCTTGCTCAGGCAAAACGAAGACATCCTTCCGCAAAAGGCCAGGCGCATGGTGCCTTATATGGCCCAAGGCAACTGGCTTTTGAACTACCGCAGAAAGGAGGGCATCCACCGTGCGCTTCTGGGCATGACGAGGCGCACCTCGTTTGACTCCAAAATGGACGAATCCATCGTTGAGCTTTCCCGGTACGATGTTCAATTCGAGAACGAATTCATGGAATTTTTCCCACAACTAAAAGCCTACTCCGACACATGGATAAAAGCCCATTGA
- a CDS encoding phosphatase PAP2 family protein has protein sequence MAHLAIHDALNAIDPKYGQYVFRGSFKKANKIAAVSQAAYEVLIDAYPSRIDTISVLLKKWLDQVENGDGKEEGIRLGKMAARAIIKLRKGDGHEKQGDYTPMTKPGDYQYTPGWDNWVLKPDFNYARPFSLDTVVKFRAGPPPKLESSSYAKDYNEVKLYGRKNSTVRTEDETSIAHWWAEFAEHGWNRIGRITAKENQLSLMDTARMFALINMDIYDIYLASLESKYFYDTWRPYTAIRSTIEDGNPLTVADTGWEPEMLTPPWPEYPSAHAAVAAGGAEILTNVYGTSSVAFKMESTSALENHPSRFYPNLDSAALDCARSRILNGYHFRFSTDAGMQQGREIAKHILSNYLRPLGNY, from the coding sequence ATGGCCCATCTGGCCATTCACGATGCTTTGAATGCAATTGATCCAAAGTACGGGCAATATGTGTTCAGGGGATCTTTTAAAAAGGCCAATAAAATTGCCGCGGTGTCCCAGGCAGCTTATGAGGTGTTGATTGATGCCTACCCCTCCAGGATTGATACTATTTCCGTTTTACTCAAGAAATGGCTTGATCAGGTGGAAAATGGTGACGGAAAAGAGGAAGGGATAAGGCTGGGAAAAATGGCCGCACGGGCAATTATAAAGTTGAGGAAGGGGGATGGCCATGAGAAGCAAGGGGATTACACCCCTATGACCAAGCCTGGCGATTATCAATATACACCTGGTTGGGACAATTGGGTGTTAAAACCTGATTTTAACTATGCCCGTCCATTTTCACTTGATACGGTAGTCAAATTTCGGGCTGGGCCTCCGCCCAAACTGGAATCCAGTTCCTATGCCAAAGATTATAATGAAGTTAAATTATATGGAAGAAAAAACAGCACTGTCCGAACTGAAGATGAAACTTCCATTGCGCATTGGTGGGCAGAATTTGCCGAGCATGGATGGAACCGTATAGGCAGGATAACGGCCAAGGAAAACCAGCTTTCACTAATGGATACGGCAAGGATGTTCGCATTGATCAACATGGATATATATGATATATACCTGGCATCCCTGGAGAGCAAATATTTTTATGACACATGGAGGCCCTATACCGCAATTCGGTCAACAATTGAAGATGGCAACCCCTTGACGGTGGCAGACACGGGGTGGGAGCCCGAAATGCTAACGCCCCCGTGGCCAGAATACCCGTCTGCCCATGCAGCAGTGGCGGCCGGAGGGGCAGAAATTTTGACAAATGTCTATGGTACATCCAGCGTGGCTTTCAAAATGGAATCCACTTCTGCTTTGGAAAATCACCCGTCAAGGTTTTATCCAAATTTGGATAGTGCTGCTTTGGATTGTGCGAGGTCGCGAATATTGAATGGGTACCATTTTCGGTTTTCCACCGATGCGGGGATGCAACAAGGCAGGGAAATAGCCAAACACATCCTTTCAAACTATTTAAGGCCGCTTGGCAATTATTGA
- a CDS encoding RidA family protein, with protein sequence MIITSDKAPEPMGLYPHARKVGNLIFLSGIGPRKGGSKGIPGVTLDHNKKIVAYNIEEQCHSVFQNVRHILEAAGSKWENLVDVTVFLTNIKDDFAVYNKMYATYFKDIQPCRTTVEVSALPTPIAIELKCIATV encoded by the coding sequence ATGATAATCACTTCAGACAAAGCGCCAGAGCCTATGGGCCTATACCCCCACGCGCGCAAAGTGGGCAATTTGATTTTCCTTTCGGGGATAGGCCCCAGGAAAGGGGGATCAAAAGGGATACCCGGGGTGACCTTGGACCACAATAAAAAAATTGTGGCGTACAACATTGAGGAGCAATGCCATTCGGTGTTTCAGAATGTGCGCCATATCCTGGAAGCCGCGGGGTCCAAATGGGAAAACCTGGTGGACGTGACGGTTTTCCTTACCAATATCAAAGATGACTTTGCGGTATACAACAAAATGTACGCAACCTATTTCAAGGACATCCAGCCTTGCCGGACCACGGTGGAAGTCAGCGCCCTGCCTACGCCCATCGCCATTGAGCTAAAATGCATCGCCACGGTTTAG
- a CDS encoding radical SAM protein codes for MEDFYTIQGEGAFQGHAAYFIRLAGCDVGCTWCDVKASWDANAHPVVAVADIVGRAKHYGGKIAVVTGGEPTLYDLTGLTAKLGEAGMRTHLETSGAHEITGRWDWVCLSPKKFKKPVRSSFRLASELKIIVYNKSDFAWAEEHASHVPEACLLYLQPEWSKEKEMVPHIVDYVKSHPRWRISLQAHKYMDIP; via the coding sequence ATGGAGGATTTTTATACCATTCAGGGCGAAGGGGCATTTCAGGGCCATGCGGCATATTTTATCCGGCTGGCAGGTTGTGATGTGGGCTGCACGTGGTGCGATGTCAAGGCATCGTGGGATGCCAACGCGCACCCCGTGGTTGCGGTTGCCGATATCGTGGGCAGGGCAAAGCACTACGGGGGCAAAATAGCCGTGGTCACAGGCGGGGAACCAACGCTTTATGACCTGACCGGCCTTACCGCAAAACTGGGCGAGGCCGGAATGCGCACGCACCTGGAAACTTCCGGTGCGCATGAAATAACAGGGAGGTGGGATTGGGTCTGTTTGTCGCCCAAAAAGTTCAAAAAGCCGGTCCGTTCATCTTTCCGTTTGGCCAGCGAATTGAAAATAATCGTTTACAACAAGAGTGATTTTGCGTGGGCGGAAGAACATGCCTCCCATGTGCCCGAAGCGTGTTTGCTGTACCTGCAGCCGGAATGGTCCAAGGAGAAGGAAATGGTGCCCCATATTGTGGATTACGTAAAATCACATCCGCGTTGGCGAATATCACTTCAGGCCCATAAATACATGGACATCCCCTGA
- the mce gene encoding methylmalonyl-CoA epimerase encodes MDKIEHIGIAVKNMEESNRLFSKLLGKGPYKIEEVASEGVRTSFFDVGGVKIELLEATHAGSPIAKFIEKKGQGVHHLAFAVEDIEKSISEKEKEGFALINPQPKEGADNKVIAFLHPKSTHGVLIELCQEKSQR; translated from the coding sequence ATGGACAAAATTGAGCATATAGGCATAGCGGTAAAAAACATGGAAGAGTCCAACCGACTGTTTTCAAAATTACTGGGGAAAGGGCCATATAAAATCGAGGAGGTGGCCTCCGAGGGGGTAAGGACTTCTTTTTTTGATGTGGGCGGGGTGAAAATCGAATTATTGGAGGCCACCCATGCCGGGTCGCCCATTGCCAAGTTCATAGAAAAGAAGGGCCAAGGCGTGCATCACCTTGCCTTCGCGGTGGAGGATATCGAAAAAAGCATTTCCGAAAAGGAAAAAGAGGGGTTCGCCCTCATCAATCCCCAGCCTAAGGAAGGTGCGGACAACAAGGTAATTGCCTTTCTGCACCCCAAATCCACCCATGGCGTTTTGATCGAGCTGTGCCAGGAAAAAAGTCAGCGGTGA
- a CDS encoding helix-turn-helix transcriptional regulator: MLGYLTQGTPPDNNLLKLKIEELLLNISSQPGNQALKQYFFTRKSRMVDIEEVMESQFTNHLSINDFARLTARSLSSFRRDFMCIYKTTPGRWLLKRRLGHARLLLETTTWAIGEVADQCGFRNQSHFIKAFKSTYKVPPGNFRKSTFRVFER, translated from the coding sequence ATGCTGGGTTATTTGACCCAAGGCACCCCTCCGGACAATAACCTGCTTAAGCTCAAGATTGAAGAACTATTACTAAATATTTCTAGCCAGCCCGGCAACCAAGCCTTGAAACAATATTTTTTTACGCGGAAAAGCCGGATGGTGGATATTGAGGAAGTTATGGAGTCGCAATTTACCAATCATCTATCCATAAACGATTTTGCCCGGCTAACGGCAAGAAGCCTTTCTTCGTTCCGAAGGGACTTTATGTGCATCTATAAAACGACCCCTGGCCGGTGGTTGCTCAAGAGAAGGCTTGGCCATGCCCGCTTGCTATTGGAGACCACCACTTGGGCAATTGGCGAGGTGGCAGATCAATGCGGTTTCAGGAACCAGTCCCATTTTATCAAAGCCTTTAAGTCAACCTATAAGGTCCCTCCCGGTAATTTTAGAAAATCCACCTTCCGGGTTTTTGAACGCTAG
- the lepA gene encoding elongation factor 4, with translation MEQIRNFCIIAHIDHGKSTLADRLLEFTGTLTSREMQAQVLDSMDLEREKGITIKSHAIQMNYHFEGKDYVLNLIDTPGHVDFSYEVSRSIAACEGALLIVDAAQGIEAQTISNLYLALEHNLEIIPVLNKIDLPAARPEEVTDEIVDLIGCDPATVLHASAKQGSGITEILEAIVRRVPPPKGDPNAPLQAMIFDSVFNSFRGVEVYFRVFNGTMKQKDVVKFVNTGRTYNADEIGVLRLQKQPRKEISAGNVGYLISGIKEAKEVKVGDTITHPGNPGASIKGFENVKPMVFAGIYPVETSQFEELRASMEKLQLNDASLVWEPETSAALGFGFRCGFLGMLHLEIIQERLEREFDMTVITTVPSVQFKAKLTSGKEVNINAPSEMPDPTRLEYIEEPYIMAQIISKSEFIGPIMELCIEKRGQVKNQVYLSTDRIELSFEMPLSEIVFDFFDRLKTISRGYASLDYHLIGYRESDMVKLDVMLNGDKVDALSAIVHRGKSYQWGKKLCEKLKELIPRQMFEIAIQASIGQKIVARETVSAIRKNVLAKCYGGDISRKRKLLEKQKKGKKRMRQIGNVEIPQEAFMAVLKIE, from the coding sequence ATGGAACAAATCCGCAATTTCTGCATAATCGCCCATATCGACCACGGTAAAAGCACGCTGGCAGATCGCCTTTTGGAGTTTACGGGCACCCTGACCTCCCGCGAGATGCAGGCCCAGGTGCTCGACAGCATGGATTTGGAGCGCGAAAAGGGCATTACCATAAAATCCCACGCCATTCAAATGAACTACCATTTTGAAGGCAAGGACTATGTCCTCAACCTTATTGACACCCCCGGCCATGTGGACTTTTCTTATGAAGTATCCCGCTCGATTGCCGCTTGCGAAGGGGCCCTTTTGATTGTGGATGCCGCTCAGGGAATAGAAGCGCAAACCATTTCCAACCTGTACCTGGCGCTGGAACACAACCTGGAGATAATCCCCGTTTTGAACAAAATCGATTTGCCGGCAGCCCGGCCGGAAGAGGTCACCGATGAGATTGTGGACCTGATCGGGTGCGACCCCGCTACGGTGCTCCACGCCAGCGCAAAGCAAGGGTCGGGGATAACCGAAATACTGGAGGCCATCGTAAGGCGCGTGCCCCCGCCAAAAGGGGACCCTAACGCCCCGCTGCAGGCCATGATCTTTGATTCGGTTTTCAATTCATTCCGGGGGGTGGAAGTTTACTTCAGGGTGTTTAACGGCACCATGAAACAAAAGGACGTGGTCAAGTTTGTCAACACCGGGCGCACCTACAACGCTGACGAAATAGGCGTGCTCAGGCTTCAGAAGCAGCCACGCAAGGAAATTAGTGCCGGCAATGTGGGCTACCTGATCTCCGGGATAAAGGAAGCCAAGGAAGTAAAAGTGGGGGACACCATCACCCACCCCGGCAACCCCGGGGCGTCCATCAAGGGGTTTGAAAATGTAAAACCAATGGTTTTCGCGGGCATCTACCCGGTGGAGACCAGCCAGTTTGAAGAATTGCGGGCCTCCATGGAAAAACTCCAACTCAACGATGCCTCCCTGGTATGGGAACCGGAGACCTCCGCTGCCCTCGGCTTCGGGTTCAGGTGCGGCTTCCTGGGCATGTTGCACCTCGAAATTATCCAGGAGCGGCTGGAGCGTGAGTTTGACATGACCGTGATCACCACCGTGCCCTCTGTCCAGTTCAAGGCAAAATTGACCAGTGGAAAGGAAGTCAACATAAACGCCCCTTCCGAGATGCCCGACCCCACCCGGCTGGAATACATTGAAGAGCCCTATATCATGGCACAAATCATTTCCAAGTCAGAATTCATTGGCCCCATCATGGAGCTGTGTATCGAAAAGAGGGGACAGGTGAAAAACCAGGTGTACCTATCCACCGATAGGATAGAATTGTCCTTTGAAATGCCGTTGTCCGAAATTGTGTTCGACTTTTTCGACAGGCTGAAAACGATATCAAGGGGCTATGCCTCCCTCGACTACCACCTTATCGGGTACCGCGAGTCGGATATGGTAAAGCTGGACGTAATGCTCAACGGGGACAAAGTGGATGCCCTATCGGCCATCGTGCATCGTGGCAAATCTTACCAATGGGGCAAAAAACTCTGTGAAAAACTAAAGGAGCTGATCCCACGCCAGATGTTTGAAATTGCCATACAGGCCTCCATAGGGCAAAAGATCGTGGCCAGGGAAACGGTGAGCGCCATACGCAAAAACGTATTGGCGAAATGTTATGGAGGGGATATTTCCAGGAAGCGCAAGCTGTTGGAGAAACAGAAAAAAGGCAAAAAGCGCATGCGGCAGATCGGAAATGTGGAAATCCCGCAAGAGGCCTTCATGGCGGTGTTGAAAATTGAATAG
- the thiL gene encoding thiamine-phosphate kinase encodes MARKRMEISQLGEFGLIDRIGAKFKLGRESSLCGIGDDAAVIDAGGESILLCTDLLTEGVHFDLSYTPLRHLGYKAVVVNVSDIAAMNGRPEQIVVGLGLSNRFSVEAVDALYEGIKMACKNYNVDLVGGDTTSSASGLVVSVTALGRAKKDQVVYRSGAKTNDIVCVTGDLGGAYLGLQILERDKQVFLANPDMQPQLEKFEYMVGRQLKPEARTDMVYELAGLGVLPTSMIDISDGLASELLHIGKSSGVGVKIFEDKIPIDAKVYETAALELKIDPVTCALNGGEDYELLFTIGQSDFGKIKNHPDIHFIGHVHDNPKQNLLITKQGTPVPITAQGWDHFSART; translated from the coding sequence ATGGCTAGAAAGAGGATGGAAATAAGCCAATTGGGGGAATTTGGGCTCATCGACAGGATAGGGGCGAAATTTAAATTGGGGAGGGAATCATCCTTGTGCGGCATTGGGGACGATGCGGCCGTCATTGACGCGGGCGGGGAATCCATATTGCTGTGCACGGACTTGCTCACGGAGGGCGTCCACTTTGACCTTTCCTATACCCCCCTCCGGCACCTGGGCTATAAAGCGGTGGTGGTGAATGTGTCGGACATTGCCGCCATGAATGGCAGGCCGGAACAAATAGTGGTGGGCCTGGGGCTTAGCAACCGCTTTTCCGTTGAGGCAGTAGACGCCTTGTACGAGGGGATAAAAATGGCCTGCAAAAATTACAATGTGGATTTGGTGGGTGGGGACACTACCTCCTCGGCCTCCGGCCTGGTGGTGTCGGTGACCGCCCTTGGCAGGGCAAAGAAAGACCAGGTGGTGTACAGGAGCGGGGCCAAAACCAACGACATTGTTTGCGTTACCGGTGACCTGGGAGGGGCGTACCTGGGGCTGCAAATCCTGGAAAGGGACAAGCAGGTATTCCTGGCCAACCCTGACATGCAGCCGCAATTGGAAAAGTTTGAGTACATGGTAGGCCGGCAGCTCAAGCCCGAGGCCAGGACCGATATGGTGTATGAACTGGCAGGGCTGGGGGTTTTGCCTACTTCCATGATCGATATCTCCGATGGGCTGGCCTCGGAATTGCTGCACATTGGCAAAAGTTCGGGGGTAGGGGTAAAAATATTTGAAGATAAAATCCCTATCGATGCAAAAGTGTACGAAACGGCAGCCCTGGAATTGAAAATCGACCCGGTTACTTGCGCGCTCAACGGGGGGGAGGATTACGAGCTGCTCTTCACCATTGGCCAGTCCGACTTCGGGAAAATCAAAAACCACCCTGACATCCACTTTATAGGGCACGTCCACGACAACCCAAAACAGAACTTGCTGATAACAAAACAGGGCACGCCCGTTCCTATTACCGCACAAGGGTGGGACCATTTTTCCGCCAGAACTTAA
- a CDS encoding bifunctional 5,10-methylenetetrahydrofolate dehydrogenase/5,10-methenyltetrahydrofolate cyclohydrolase, whose protein sequence is MVDTNKYTLIDGRKVAAEIKKEIADRVAELKKQNKKLPHLAIILVGDDGASTTYVDGKVKACKEVGFHYSLLRFADTISEERLLKHVDQINKDDDIDGFIVQLPLPSRISVERITENVLPEKDVDGFTNENFGSITSAHPHIFPATPFGVMELLRRYHVETNGKHCVMVGASRLVGAPLSMMLAEQGRATVTICHKYTVDLASHTRQADILLVAVGKPGLITGDMVKEGAVVIDIGTTRVEDKTKARGFSLKGDVDFESVAPKCSLITPVPGGVGPMTIVSLLLNTLKACEQRHQNTSK, encoded by the coding sequence ATGGTGGACACGAACAAATACACGCTTATTGATGGCCGTAAGGTGGCCGCTGAAATCAAAAAAGAGATTGCGGACCGCGTGGCGGAGTTGAAAAAACAAAACAAAAAACTGCCCCACCTGGCCATTATATTGGTGGGTGACGATGGCGCCAGCACCACCTACGTGGATGGAAAGGTAAAAGCCTGCAAGGAGGTGGGGTTTCATTATTCTTTGCTGCGCTTTGCCGACACCATATCCGAAGAGCGGCTGTTGAAGCATGTTGACCAGATCAACAAAGACGATGATATTGACGGGTTTATCGTGCAATTGCCCTTGCCATCCCGCATCTCTGTGGAAAGGATAACGGAAAACGTGCTGCCGGAAAAGGATGTTGACGGGTTTACCAACGAAAACTTTGGCAGCATTACATCTGCCCATCCCCATATTTTTCCCGCCACCCCTTTTGGGGTGATGGAGCTTCTGAGGCGTTATCATGTGGAAACCAACGGAAAACATTGTGTGATGGTAGGGGCCAGCCGGCTGGTGGGGGCCCCGTTGAGCATGATGCTGGCCGAGCAAGGGAGGGCCACGGTCACCATTTGCCATAAGTATACGGTGGACCTGGCCTCGCACACCCGGCAGGCAGACATTTTGCTGGTGGCCGTAGGGAAGCCTGGCCTTATTACGGGGGATATGGTAAAAGAGGGGGCAGTGGTCATTGATATCGGTACCACCAGGGTGGAAGACAAAACAAAGGCGAGGGGTTTTTCCCTCAAAGGCGATGTTGATTTTGAGTCCGTGGCGCCCAAGTGTTCGTTGATCACGCCTGTGCCCGGGGGAGTGGGGCCCATGACCATCGTTTCGCTATTGCTCAATACCCTGAAGGCCTGCGAACAGCGCCACCAGAACACAAGCAAGTGA